One segment of Pelecanus crispus isolate bPelCri1 chromosome 2, bPelCri1.pri, whole genome shotgun sequence DNA contains the following:
- the IRX1 gene encoding iroquois-class homeodomain protein IRX-1 yields the protein MSFPQLGYPQYLSASQAVYGSDRPGVLAAAAAAAAAAAAASGRPAGAELGSGSAAVTSVLGMYASPYSAPNYSAFLPYTADLGLFSQMGSQYELKDNPGVHPATFAAHTAPGYYPYGQFQYGDPGRPKNATRESTSTLKAWLNEHRKNPYPTKGEKIMLAIITKMTLTQVSTWFANARRRLKKENKVTWGSRSKDQEDANLFGSDNEGDPEKNEDDEEIDLESIDIDKIDENDGEQSNEEEEEKPELLRQSSEEEHLEKEKDLALSGSEGLKPRDALAMVKEASDNSTRIISPGGQNNLQMPSHSKPKIWSLAETATSPDGALKSSPPPPPPPQVNHTSPQIQHPAFLPSHGLYTCQIGKFHNWTNGAFLTQSSLLNVRSFLGVNHHHAAHHNHHLQAQQQPSVLTATLGALSSEKPSERTSPKHIERENVPRTESPPQPLKSPFQPVRDNSLAQQEGAPRILTALPSA from the exons ATGTCCTTCCCCCAGCTGGGCTACCCGCAGTATCTCAGCGCCAGCCAGGCGGTGTACGGGAGCGACCGGCCCGGGGTGCTggccgccgccgcagccgccgccgccgccgccgccgccgcctctggCCGGCCCGCGGGCGCCGAGCTGGGCAGCGGCTCGGCCGCTGTCACCTCGGTGCTGGGCATGTACGCCAGCCCCTACAGCGCCCCCAACTACAGCGCCTTCCTGCCCTACACCGCCGACCTcggcctcttctcccaaatg GGCTCCCAGTACGAGCTGAAAGACAATCCGGGTGTCCACCCTGCTACCTTTGCTGCCCACACTGCCCCCGGCTATTATCCCTACGGACAGTTCCAGTACGGGGACCCGGGGCGGCCCAAAAACGCCACCCGGGAGAGCACCAGCACCCTCAAGGCCTGGCTCAACGAGCACCGCAAGAACCCCTACCCCACCAAGGGCGAGAAGATCATGCTGGCCATCATCACCAAGATGACCCTCACCCAGGTCTCCACCTGGTTCGCCAACGCCCGCCGGCGGCTCAAGAAGGAGAACAAGGTGACCTGGGGCTCCAGGAGTAAGGACCAAGAAGATGCAAACCTCTTCGGGAGTGACAATGAGGGGGACCCCGAGAAGAACGAAGACGATGAGGAAATCGACCTGGAGAGCATAGACATAGATAAAATCGATGAGAACGATGGGGAGCAGAGCaacgaggaagaggaggagaagcccGAGCTCCTGAGACAAAGCAGTGAAGAGGAACActtggaaaaggagaaggatttGGCACTGTCAGGGTCCGAAGGCCTGAAACCCAGAGACGCGCTGGCCATGGTGAAGGAGGCCTCTGACAACAGCACGCGCATCATCAGTCCCGGGGGACAGAACAATTTACAGATGCCATCTCACAGCAAACCCAAGATTTGGTCTTTGGCGGAGACGGCAACCAGCCCTGATGGTGCCCTGAAATCTTCTCCCCCtccgccccctcctccccaggttAACCACACTTCTCCACAGATCCAGCACCCCGCTTTTCTCCCTAGCCATGGACTCTACACGTGCCAGATTGGCAAATTTCACAACTGGACAAATGGGGCTTTCCTCACTCAGAGTTCCCTGCTAAATGTGAGGTCCTTTTTGGGAGTAAATCACCACCACGCTGCTCATCACAATCACCACCTCCAGGCCCAGCAGCAACCTTCTGTTTTAACAGCAACCCTGGGAGCCCTAAGCAGTGAAAAACCTTCAGAGAGGACCAGTCCCAAACACATAG aaagagaaaatgtacCAAGAACTGAATCCCCACCTCAGCCGCTAAAATCGCCCTTCCAGCCTGTCCGTGACAA CTCTTTGGCTCAGCAAGAGGGAGCACCGAGAATTTTAACAGCTCTCCCTTCCGCTTGA